From the genome of Chlorocebus sabaeus isolate Y175 chromosome 2, mChlSab1.0.hap1, whole genome shotgun sequence, one region includes:
- the NXT1 gene encoding NTF2-related export protein 1, translating into MASVDFKTYVDQACRAAEEFVNVYYTTMDKRRRLLSRLYMGTATLVWNGNAVSGQESLSEFFEMLPSSEFQISVVDCQPVHDEATPSQTTVLVVICGSVKFEGNKQRDFNQNFILTAQASPSNTVWKIASDCFRFQDWAS; encoded by the coding sequence ATGGCATCTGTGGATTTCAAGACCTACGTGGATCAGGCCTGCAGAGCTGCTGAGGAGTTTGTCAACGTCTACTACACCACCATGGATAAGCGGCGGCGTTTGCTCTCCCGCCTGTACATGGGCACAGCCACCCTGGTCTGGAATGGCAATGCTGTTTCAGGACAAGAATCCTTGAGTGAGTTTTTTGAAATGCTGCCTTCCAGCGAGTTCCAAATCAGTGTGGTAGACTGCCAGCCTGTACATGATGAAGCCACACCAAGCCAGACCACAGTCCTTGTTGTGATCTGTGGATCAGTGAAGTTTGAGGGGAACAAACAACGGGACTTCAACCAGAACTTCATCCTGACCGCCCAGGCCTCACCCAGCAACACAGTGTGGAAGATCGCAAGTGACTGCTTCCGCTTCCAGGATTGGGCCAGCTAG